The Granulicella sp. 5B5 nucleotide sequence ACTAGCGTTGGCCACAGAAAATCCGCTCATCCGCGGTGTCGTAGGCTGGGCCGACATCGCCGCCGCCGATCTTCCAGCAACCCTCGAGCCGCTCCTCGCGAACCCGCACCTCAAAGGCCTGCGCCACATCGTACAAGCCGAACCCGACGGCTTCCTCGACGACCCCGCCTTCAACCGCGGCATCGAAGCCCTCACCCGCACCGGCCTCACCTACGACATCCTCATCTTCGCCCGCCAGCTCCCCGAAGCCACCCGCTTCGTCGACCGGCATCCCACACAGTCCTTCGTCCTCGACCACATCGCCAAGCCATCCATCGCCTCTGGCGAAATCGCGCACTGGTCGGCCTCGATCCACGAACTGGCCCGCCGCCCCAACGTCACCTGCAAGCTCTCCGGTATGGTCACAGAGGCGAACTGGCACACCTGGACTCCCTCCACCCTCAAGCCCTACTTCGACGTCGCCCTGGAAGCCTTCGGCCCCACCCGCCTCATGGCCGGCAGTGACTGGCCCGTCCTCAACGTCGCCTCCACGTACACACAGTGGTGGCAAACGCTCGACACCTGGCTCGCTCCGCTCTCTCCCGACGAGCGCGTACAGATCGAAGGCCGCACCGCCGCCCGCGTCTACCACCTCTAGCCACCCGCACCCGCCACGAGCCCACCCAGCAAAAACGCCGTCAAAAACCTCGCTTGCTCTTCCGCAGAGACCTCCTGCGAAAACGCCCTGCGTTCATTCACACCACGCACGGCATCCATCGTCGTCCACGCAGCCGCCAGAAAATTCTGCTGCGGAATCTCCCCGTTCCTCGCGGCCTCTTCAAACATGTCTTTCAGATACAGCACCGTCTCCAGCTGCCATTTGTGGCTGCGCCGCCGGTGCTGCTCCAGCCGGTTGATGCTCAGGATGATTCTGTACAGCTGCTGGTGTTCATGCCAGAACGCGATCCGCACCGCGACAAACGCCGCCAGCCGGGCAGGGAAGTCCGCAGCCTGCCGCACATGCTCGTCGGTCACTGCCGCCAGCTTCGCCAGCGCCTGCTCCACCGTCGCGGTGTACACCTCGTCCTTTGACTCGAAGTACCGGTACAGCGTCCCCTTGGCCAGCTGCGCGGCCTGGGCAATGTCGTCCATCCGCGTCGACTCGAACCCTTTGCTGGCAAACACCTTCGCCGCCGCCGCCAGGATCTCCCCTCGGCGCAGTTCGGCCACCACCTGCTGCTTGCGGTCGGTCGCGCCACTCGCCATCGGCTAGCTCCTTTTCGATCCTTCCACACTATAAATCTGCGACGAAATGACTCACCAGTCATCTCATAGAACTGGAGGGTCACTGTGTCCGCTGTACTCGACGAATCTGAGCGACTCGGAATAGCCCAGGCCGAAGACTCCCTCGCGGAAACCGCTCCCGCCTTCGACAACGAGCGCCTCCCTGAAGCGAAGATCTTCAACCCCTGGATCGTCGCCATCGTTGTCACCATCGGCACTTTCATGGAGGTCCTCGACACCTCCATCG carries:
- a CDS encoding amidohydrolase family protein: MRIDAHHHLWHYTTAEYGWIDDTMQPLRRDFLPADLVEACAAAHVDATIAVQARQTLEETHWLLALATENPLIRGVVGWADIAAADLPATLEPLLANPHLKGLRHIVQAEPDGFLDDPAFNRGIEALTRTGLTYDILIFARQLPEATRFVDRHPTQSFVLDHIAKPSIASGEIAHWSASIHELARRPNVTCKLSGMVTEANWHTWTPSTLKPYFDVALEAFGPTRLMAGSDWPVLNVASTYTQWWQTLDTWLAPLSPDERVQIEGRTAARVYHL
- a CDS encoding TetR/AcrR family transcriptional regulator; protein product: MASGATDRKQQVVAELRRGEILAAAAKVFASKGFESTRMDDIAQAAQLAKGTLYRYFESKDEVYTATVEQALAKLAAVTDEHVRQAADFPARLAAFVAVRIAFWHEHQQLYRIILSINRLEQHRRRSHKWQLETVLYLKDMFEEAARNGEIPQQNFLAAAWTTMDAVRGVNERRAFSQEVSAEEQARFLTAFLLGGLVAGAGG